In one Winogradskyella sp. MH6 genomic region, the following are encoded:
- a CDS encoding slipin family protein: MKRVRIHAGMVGLVFKNGNYTRVITEGKHWINFREQVAKYSLSQPFNAPRALEILLKDQALAALLTVIEVKDNEIVLVYENGNFKQVLTAGRYTYWNSLIDYKFVTADLSKIEITEDIEKAIYSKPELRQYIRTFEVAAFEKAIMIVDDKFEKILEHGTYHFWRNDQTIKIAKADMRQLQLEIAGQELLTKDKANVRINFYAQYKVANIETVLMQNKDYEKQLYIILQLALRAFVGAYTLDELLEQKETIAKAVFNDVKAQANKLGVNVLHTGIRDVILPGDMKDIMNQVLIAHKKAQANVVTRREETASTRSLLNTAKLMEDNSMLFKLKEMEYVEKIADKIGEITVAGNGNVIEQLKDIFSVNK; encoded by the coding sequence ATGAAAAGAGTAAGAATTCATGCAGGTATGGTCGGTCTAGTATTCAAAAACGGTAACTACACTCGTGTAATTACTGAGGGAAAACACTGGATAAACTTTAGAGAGCAAGTTGCAAAATACAGCTTATCTCAACCATTTAATGCACCAAGAGCCTTAGAGATCTTACTTAAAGATCAGGCTTTAGCAGCACTATTAACCGTTATTGAGGTTAAGGATAATGAGATTGTTTTGGTTTACGAAAATGGTAACTTTAAACAGGTGTTAACTGCTGGTCGTTACACGTACTGGAACAGCTTGATCGATTATAAATTTGTAACAGCAGATTTAAGCAAAATCGAAATTACAGAAGACATTGAAAAAGCAATTTACAGTAAGCCAGAATTACGCCAGTACATCAGAACATTTGAAGTTGCTGCTTTCGAAAAAGCGATTATGATTGTAGATGATAAGTTTGAAAAAATCTTGGAACACGGTACATACCATTTCTGGAGAAATGACCAAACTATTAAAATCGCAAAAGCCGATATGCGCCAATTACAATTAGAAATTGCTGGTCAAGAATTGCTAACTAAAGACAAAGCAAACGTTCGTATTAACTTTTATGCACAATACAAAGTCGCAAATATTGAGACCGTATTGATGCAAAATAAAGATTACGAAAAACAATTGTACATTATCTTACAGTTAGCATTGAGAGCCTTTGTTGGTGCCTACACGTTAGATGAATTGTTAGAGCAAAAAGAAACTATTGCTAAAGCCGTTTTTAACGATGTTAAAGCACAAGCCAACAAATTAGGTGTAAACGTATTGCATACAGGTATTAGAGACGTCATCTTACCAGGTGATATGAAAGATATCATGAACCAAGTATTGATTGCTCATAAAAAAGCTCAGGCTAATGTGGTGACAAGACGCGAAGAAACAGCCTCTACACGTAGCTTGTTAAATACTGCAAAATTAATGGAAGACAACAGCATGTTGTTTAAATTGAAAGAAATGGAATACGTAGAGAAAATTGCCGATAAAATTGGAGAAATCACCGTTGCCGGAAATGGAAACGTGATTGAACAATTAAAGGATATTTTTTCGGTGAATAAGTAG
- a CDS encoding ribonuclease H-like YkuK family protein codes for MKIVQQKWRNFSGKVFDMPITNIIENAIIKEQEAGHRLKICVGSDSQAYKSHVEYATVIVVLREGKGGFMFMRNYKGTKKISIKERMLREVTMSVEVAYAICDILDKYNVELEVHADINTDPKFESNVALKDAMGYILGMGFVFKAKPYAFASSSCADKVV; via the coding sequence ATGAAAATTGTACAACAAAAATGGAGAAACTTTAGCGGTAAAGTTTTCGATATGCCAATTACAAACATTATCGAAAATGCCATTATAAAAGAGCAAGAAGCTGGACATCGCTTAAAGATTTGTGTTGGGTCAGATTCTCAAGCCTATAAATCTCACGTGGAGTATGCTACAGTAATTGTGGTACTTAGAGAGGGTAAGGGTGGTTTTATGTTTATGAGAAATTATAAAGGCACAAAGAAAATCAGCATTAAAGAGCGTATGCTTAGAGAGGTTACCATGTCCGTAGAAGTGGCATACGCCATCTGCGATATACTAGACAAGTACAATGTAGAACTAGAGGTACATGCAGATATTAATACAGATCCAAAGTTTGAATCTAATGTAGCACTTAAAGATGCCATGGGCTATATCCTGGGAATGGGATTTGTCTTTAAAGCAAAGCCTTATGCATTTGCAAGTTCATCTTGTGCAGATAAGGTGGTATAA
- a CDS encoding C45 family autoproteolytic acyltransferase/hydolase, with the protein MERITINLDKKPSERWNLLKDYKHETNSLLKYYLEDLSSAGIFETYIETYKTLFISKQYQEEIECVAKNSHFSENQVLITNLYYDALKFVFGCTSFCITNQTEKLHARNLDWWSENNILGSFTKVFDFKENDEIKYSLVSWPGFIGALSGVKPGKFSITLNAVLSNESPQFAIPITFLIRDVLENAETFDEAIKILSETTIASDCLLMVVGVNLDENVVIERTPTTFSIRKPEGNSLIVTNEYLSLTENKNTNDTLQLTASGRHKRVEVLVKANTPKSTDDYFDILSDNQVKMGITVQQMVFNPKNGDIHLKV; encoded by the coding sequence ATGGAGAGAATTACAATAAACCTAGACAAAAAACCATCAGAGCGGTGGAATTTGCTAAAAGATTATAAACATGAAACCAATAGTCTTTTAAAATATTATCTAGAAGATTTAAGTAGTGCAGGTATTTTTGAAACCTATATAGAGACTTATAAGACGTTATTTATTAGTAAGCAATATCAAGAAGAAATTGAATGTGTTGCCAAAAACAGTCATTTTTCTGAAAATCAAGTCCTCATTACCAATCTTTATTATGATGCTTTAAAATTTGTATTTGGATGCACTTCTTTCTGTATTACAAATCAAACCGAAAAGCTTCATGCAAGAAATTTAGATTGGTGGTCCGAGAATAATATATTAGGCTCATTTACTAAAGTGTTCGATTTTAAAGAAAATGATGAGATAAAATACTCTCTAGTAAGTTGGCCTGGTTTTATAGGTGCATTATCTGGAGTAAAACCAGGTAAGTTTTCAATAACATTGAATGCTGTATTAAGCAATGAGTCACCTCAATTTGCTATTCCTATTACGTTTCTCATCAGAGATGTGCTAGAGAATGCTGAAACATTTGACGAAGCAATTAAAATACTTTCTGAAACAACAATTGCTTCAGACTGTTTGCTAATGGTAGTAGGTGTCAATCTAGATGAGAATGTAGTTATAGAACGAACACCTACAACATTTTCTATTAGAAAACCTGAGGGAAATAGTCTCATTGTGACTAATGAGTACTTGTCTTTAACAGAGAATAAAAATACCAATGACACATTACAATTGACTGCTTCAGGGAGACATAAACGAGTTGAAGTATTAGTAAAAGCCAACACTCCTAAATCAACAGATGATTATTTTGATATACTTTCAGATAATCAGGTTAAAATGGGAATTACAGTTCAGCAAATGGTTTTTAATCCTAAAAATGGGGATATTCATTTGAAAGTATAA
- a CDS encoding metallophosphoesterase family protein, with translation MNNTENIFFTSDHHFGHTNIIKFTNRPFETVEEMDQELIKRWNSRINKHDKVYHLGDFGLCKAERMREILDQLNGKIFLIRGNHEGAALANPNRFEWIKDYFELNINDEDAPNGKQKIMLLHYAMRVWHSSFRGTWHLYGHSHGSLPDDPNSNSFDVGVDCHDFYPITYQEVKDIMNKKTWEPPF, from the coding sequence ATGAATAACACAGAAAATATATTTTTTACATCAGACCATCATTTTGGTCACACCAATATTATAAAGTTCACCAACCGACCGTTTGAAACGGTTGAGGAAATGGACCAAGAACTTATAAAGCGATGGAATAGCAGAATCAATAAACATGATAAAGTTTATCACTTAGGCGATTTTGGCCTATGTAAAGCAGAACGAATGCGAGAAATCTTGGATCAACTGAACGGTAAAATTTTCCTTATTCGAGGGAATCATGAAGGAGCTGCTTTAGCAAATCCAAACCGTTTTGAATGGATTAAAGACTACTTTGAACTCAATATCAATGACGAAGATGCACCAAACGGCAAACAAAAGATTATGCTATTGCATTATGCAATGCGTGTTTGGCATTCTAGTTTTAGAGGTACTTGGCATCTTTACGGTCATTCTCACGGTAGTTTACCAGACGATCCTAACAGCAACAGCTTTGATGTTGGTGTAGATTGTCACGATTTCTACCCAATTACTTACCAAGAAGTCAAAGACATTATGAATAAAAAAACTTGGGAACCACCATTTTAA
- a CDS encoding tetratricopeptide repeat protein, whose product MGLTIADSYYLKAKGAMSGWFSDWNEACETLNYALSYDENHCPSLCLLGKIYAEYMYDFDKAFDCYDKVISINPDFKEVYPAYIMYLIWADENERAEKLIDFAFKIKGVDVARLNWLSSYINETKGKYKKSLKDLKAAKKVIYNDYFFDFMLDEEKRIKKKIALDKPKKKKTSKKKKKDKQKKKNK is encoded by the coding sequence ATGGGATTAACTATAGCAGATAGCTATTATTTAAAGGCTAAAGGAGCAATGTCTGGTTGGTTTAGTGACTGGAATGAAGCTTGCGAAACATTAAATTATGCACTTTCGTATGATGAAAACCATTGCCCCTCATTATGCTTGTTAGGTAAAATCTATGCTGAATATATGTACGATTTTGATAAGGCATTTGATTGTTATGATAAAGTCATTTCAATAAATCCTGATTTTAAAGAGGTCTATCCAGCTTACATAATGTATCTGATTTGGGCAGATGAAAATGAGCGTGCAGAAAAATTAATTGACTTTGCTTTTAAAATAAAAGGGGTAGATGTGGCTAGACTTAATTGGCTTTCATCCTACATAAATGAAACTAAAGGTAAATACAAGAAAAGTCTAAAAGATTTAAAAGCTGCTAAAAAAGTAATTTATAACGATTACTTCTTTGACTTTATGCTAGATGAAGAAAAGCGCATCAAAAAGAAAATAGCCTTAGACAAGCCTAAGAAAAAGAAAACTTCCAAAAAGAAGAAGAAAGACAAACAAAAAAAGAAAAACAAATAA